From the genome of Bacteroides sp. MSB163, one region includes:
- a CDS encoding PEP/pyruvate-binding domain-containing protein — protein MLSKLKLNQLYFKDTQFANLMTRRIFNVLLIANPYDAFMLEDDGRIDEKIFNEYTSLSLRYPPRFTQVSTCEEALAQLSTVPFDLIICMPGTGDNDSFDVARHIKSLYEHIPMVILTPFSHGITKRIANEDLSPFEYIFCWLGNTDLLVSIIKLIEDKMNLEHDVNEVGVQVILVVEDGIRFYSSILPNLYKFVLKQSQEFSTEALNAHQRTLRMRGRPKIVLARTYEEAIGIYEKYKNNILGVITDVRFPRVERGEKDGLAGIKLCAAIRKEDPFVPLIIQSSESENALYASKYGAAFIDKNSKKMDVDLRRIVSDNFGFGDFIFRNPDTLEEIARVKNLKELQNILFAVPAESFLYHISRNHVSRWLYSRAMFPVAEFLKPITWNSLQDVDAHRKIIFEAIVKYRKMKNQGVVAVFKRDRFDRYSNFARIGDGSLGGKGRGLAFIDNMVKHHPEFEEFDNARVAIPKTVVLCTDVFDEFMETNNLYQVALSDAEDDVILRYFLKAKLPDRLVEDFFTFFDVVKSPLAIRSSSLLEDSHYQPFAGIYNTYMIPYLDDKYEMLRMLSDAIKGVYASVYFRDSKAYMQATSNVIDQEKMAVILQEVVGNQYGDRYYPSMSGVARSLNYYPIGDEKAEEGTVNLALGLGKYIVDGGMTLRFSPYHPHQILQTSEMEIALKETQTRFYALDLHNAGHDFSMDDGFNLLKLHVKEAEKDGALNYIASTYDPYDQIIRDGLYPGGRKVITFANILQHDVFPLARILQLVLKYGEQEMRRPVEIEFAATMSREQDKSGTFYLLQIRPIVDTKEMLDEDLTAIPDDKVLLRSNNSLGHGIMNDIYDVIYVKTDDYSASHNQEIAWEIEKLNQQFLDEGRNYVLVGPGRWGSSDTWLGIPVKWPHISAARVIVEAGLTNYRVDPSQGTHFFQNLTSFGVGYFTINAFMNDGVYDQDFLNAQPAVHESKYLRHVHFEQPVTVKMDGKKKLGIVLLPGE, from the coding sequence ATGCTCAGCAAGCTTAAATTAAACCAGCTCTATTTCAAAGATACGCAGTTCGCTAACCTGATGACGCGACGCATCTTCAACGTCCTTCTGATAGCCAATCCTTATGACGCTTTCATGCTGGAAGATGACGGACGCATTGACGAGAAAATCTTTAATGAATATACTTCACTTTCTCTGCGCTACCCCCCCCGCTTTACCCAGGTGTCTACCTGTGAAGAAGCTCTGGCACAACTCTCTACCGTACCGTTCGATCTCATCATCTGTATGCCGGGAACGGGAGATAATGACAGTTTCGACGTAGCGCGGCACATCAAGAGCCTTTATGAGCATATTCCCATGGTGATACTGACCCCTTTCAGCCACGGCATCACCAAACGCATCGCCAACGAAGACCTGAGTCCTTTCGAATATATCTTCTGCTGGCTGGGTAACACGGATCTGCTGGTGTCTATCATCAAACTGATAGAGGACAAGATGAACCTGGAACACGACGTAAATGAAGTAGGTGTGCAGGTGATCCTGGTTGTGGAGGACGGTATCCGTTTCTATTCATCCATATTGCCCAACCTCTATAAGTTCGTATTGAAGCAGAGCCAGGAGTTCAGTACCGAAGCTTTGAATGCCCATCAGCGCACGTTGCGTATGCGTGGACGTCCGAAGATTGTACTGGCCCGTACGTATGAAGAAGCTATAGGCATTTACGAGAAATACAAGAATAATATATTAGGAGTCATTACCGATGTCCGCTTTCCACGTGTGGAACGTGGTGAAAAGGACGGACTTGCCGGTATCAAGCTTTGCGCTGCCATCCGTAAGGAAGATCCCTTCGTACCGCTCATCATTCAGTCGTCAGAATCGGAGAATGCACTTTATGCTTCAAAATATGGTGCCGCCTTTATCGATAAGAATTCCAAGAAGATGGACGTAGACCTGCGCCGCATCGTATCGGACAATTTCGGTTTCGGTGACTTCATCTTCCGCAATCCCGACACGCTGGAAGAGATAGCACGTGTAAAGAACCTGAAGGAATTACAAAACATCCTTTTTGCCGTACCGGCAGAGTCATTCCTTTATCATATCAGCCGCAACCATGTCAGCCGCTGGCTCTACTCACGCGCCATGTTCCCGGTAGCAGAGTTTCTGAAACCTATCACCTGGAACAGTTTGCAGGATGTGGATGCCCACCGTAAAATCATCTTCGAAGCAATTGTGAAATACCGCAAGATGAAGAACCAGGGTGTGGTAGCAGTATTCAAGCGTGACCGTTTCGACCGCTACTCCAACTTCGCCCGTATAGGTGACGGTTCATTGGGAGGTAAAGGGCGCGGCCTCGCTTTCATCGACAATATGGTGAAGCATCATCCTGAATTCGAAGAATTCGATAACGCCCGTGTTGCCATACCCAAGACCGTAGTGCTCTGTACTGATGTCTTCGACGAGTTTATGGAGACAAACAATCTGTATCAGGTGGCCCTTTCGGATGCGGAGGACGATGTGATTCTGCGATACTTCCTGAAAGCGAAGTTACCCGACCGACTGGTAGAAGACTTCTTTACCTTCTTTGATGTAGTGAAGTCTCCGCTTGCCATCCGTTCGTCTTCTTTGCTGGAAGATTCACACTATCAGCCTTTTGCCGGAATATACAATACGTATATGATCCCCTATCTGGATGATAAATACGAAATGCTCCGTATGTTGTCCGATGCCATAAAAGGCGTGTACGCTTCGGTCTACTTCCGCGACAGTAAAGCATATATGCAGGCCACAAGCAATGTCATCGACCAGGAAAAGATGGCGGTCATTCTGCAAGAGGTAGTCGGCAACCAATATGGTGACCGTTACTACCCCAGTATGTCCGGTGTGGCACGCTCGCTGAACTATTATCCTATCGGTGATGAAAAAGCTGAAGAAGGTACTGTGAACCTCGCCCTCGGTTTGGGAAAATATATCGTAGACGGTGGCATGACGCTCCGCTTCTCTCCCTATCATCCCCACCAGATATTGCAGACCAGCGAAATGGAAATAGCACTGAAAGAGACGCAAACCCGTTTCTACGCTCTCGACCTGCATAATGCCGGACACGATTTCTCTATGGATGACGGCTTCAACCTGCTGAAACTGCACGTGAAAGAGGCGGAAAAGGACGGAGCACTGAATTATATAGCCTCTACCTACGATCCCTACGACCAGATTATCCGTGACGGTCTATATCCCGGCGGACGCAAAGTCATTACCTTCGCCAATATCCTGCAACACGACGTTTTCCCGTTGGCACGCATACTGCAACTGGTACTGAAATACGGTGAACAGGAAATGCGCCGCCCCGTCGAAATAGAATTTGCCGCCACCATGAGCCGGGAACAGGACAAATCGGGTACTTTCTACCTGTTGCAGATACGCCCCATCGTAGATACGAAAGAGATGCTGGATGAAGATTTGACAGCCATACCGGACGATAAAGTACTGCTTCGCTCCAACAATTCCCTGGGACATGGAATTATGAATGATATCTATGATGTCATCTATGTGAAGACGGATGATTACAGCGCATCGCACAATCAAGAGATTGCCTGGGAAATAGAGAAACTGAACCAGCAATTCCTTGATGAAGGCAGGAACTATGTTCTCGTTGGTCCCGGACGTTGGGGTAGCAGTGACACATGGCTGGGTATTCCTGTAAAATGGCCGCACATCAGTGCCGCCCGCGTCATTGTGGAAGCCGGATTGACGAATTATCGCGTAGATCCCAGCCAGGGAACCCACTTCTTCCAGAACCTGACTTCGTTCGGTGTAGGCTACTTCACTATTAATGCCTTTATGAATGATGGCGTGTATGATCAGGACTTCCTGAATGCACAACCGGCCGTACACGAAAGCAAGTATCTGCGGCATGTCCACTTCGAACAACCTGTAACGGTAAAGATGGATGGCAAGAAGAAGCTGGGTATTGTGCTCTTACCCGGTGAGTGA